A portion of the Blastopirellula sediminis genome contains these proteins:
- a CDS encoding co-chaperone GroES: MATATKKKTASKPRLQPLGDRVVVKRDESEEMTAGGIVLPGAAQDKPSRGIVVSVGNGRLLDDGTRAPLQVVEGDRVVFSRYAGSDTFKIGDEEVILIREDDIQAVLLD; the protein is encoded by the coding sequence ATGGCGACCGCGACCAAAAAGAAAACTGCTTCCAAGCCCCGTTTGCAGCCCCTTGGCGACCGAGTTGTCGTTAAGCGTGACGAAAGCGAAGAAATGACTGCCGGCGGCATCGTTCTGCCGGGCGCCGCCCAAGACAAGCCTTCGCGCGGCATCGTCGTCAGCGTCGGCAATGGTCGTTTGCTGGATGACGGCACTCGCGCTCCGCTGCAAGTCGTTGAAGGCGATCGCGTCGTGTTCAGCCGCTACGCCGGCAGCGACACCTTCAAGATCGGCGACGAAGAAGTCATTCTGATCCGCGAAGACGACATCCAAGCCGTCCTGCTGGACTAA